The Mugil cephalus isolate CIBA_MC_2020 chromosome 19, CIBA_Mcephalus_1.1, whole genome shotgun sequence genome has a window encoding:
- the thap1 gene encoding THAP domain-containing protein 1, which translates to MVQTCSAYGCKNRYHKDKDISFHKFPLARPDICGKWVAAMRRNNFKPTKYSNICSQHFTKDCFKRECNNRVLKENAVPSLFTFNLNIKSESMEDPFPPEIDFPLSLPLTSEPILEEEPESSLPSTSGDTTAVSCDHNYTAEDSAQQKRRIEQLENQLERLRKKLKTTQQKCRRQERQLKRMKFDSKPPRTSCERAPAFGEGYVILPKHIYHTLKGME; encoded by the exons ATGGTTCAGACTTGCTCTGCGTACGGTTGTAAGAACCGAtaccacaaagacaaagacatttcCTTCCACAA atTCCCTCTGGCACGTCCAGATATTTGTGGAAAATGGGTAGCTGCAATGAGGAGGAACAACTTTAAACCAACAAAGTACAGCAATATCTGCTCACAGCACTTCACCAAAGACTGTTTCAAGAGGGAGTGCAACAACCGAGTGCTGAAGGAGAACGCTGTGCCCTCGCTCTTCACCTTCAACCTCAACATTAAG tCAGAGTCCATGGAGGATCCCTTTCCCCCAGAGATTGACttcccactctctctccctctgacctctgaaccAATTTTGGAAGAAGAGCCTGAGAGCAGCCTTCCCAGTACCAGTGGTGACACAACTGCAGTCTCTTGTGACCATAACTACACAGCAGAGGACTCGGCACAACAGAAGAGGCGTATTGAGCAGCTAGAGAACCAGCTAGAGCGTCTGAGGAAGAAGCTGAAAACAACGCAACAAAAGTGTCGGAGACAAGAGAGACAGCTCAAAAGAATGAAGTTTGATTCCAAGCCGCCCAGGACTAGCTGTGAGCGGGCACCAGCATTTGGTGAGGGATATGTGATTTTACCCAAACACATCTATCACACACTCAAAGGCATGGAGTGA
- the ccdc82 gene encoding coiled-coil domain-containing protein 82, with amino-acid sequence MESLYKRKMFASMRKTKVDASKKRQIGLPASILDDSDEGSFSSSSSFSGSNSDFQSSPEASEQDDRSESGATSSDDSRSVTRKKRSFLGDSTSSSSTDEQQKDKGEVDDKDDKRSHPKRPRKRSRLQRQDESDSDHTEEKRREEAEKVKRRQRHNKLLALSRRMKARVPSRRRGRLVQGTDQNEDSKEAEDEAGGDEDTNGQVDDSKKEATGRRKETKNTDEDEEV; translated from the exons ATGGAGAGCTTGTACAAGCGGAAAATGTTCGCGTCGATGCGAAAAACCAAGGTGGACGCGTCGAAGAAGCGGCAGATCGGCCTGCCCGCTTCCATTCTGGACGACAGTGACGAGGgctcgttctcctcctcctcctccttctcaggATCCAATTCTGACTTCCAGAGCTCCCCAGAGGCCAGCGAGCAGGACGACCGGAGTGAGTCCGGGGCGACATCCAGCGACGACAGCCGCTCCGTGACCCGCAAAAAGCGATCGTTTCTGGGAGACAGCACTTCGTCGTCCAGCACGGACGAACAGCAGAAGGATAAAGGGGAGGTGGACGATAAAGATGACAAGAGGAGTCACCCGAAAAGGCCTAGGAAGAGAAGCAGGCTGCAGAGGCAGGACGAGTCGGACTCGGATCACACGGAGGAAAAGCggagagaggaggcagagaaggtTAAAAGGAGGCAGAGACACAACAAACTGCTGGCGCTGTCGCGGAGGATGAAGGCCCGTGTTCCGAGCCGCAGGAGGGGCCGCCTGGTGCAG GGAACGGACCAGAATGAAGACTCTAAAGAAGCTGAGGATGAAGCTGGTGGTGATGAAGACACAAACGGACAAGTAGATGACAGCAAGAAAGAGgctacaggaagaagaaaagagactAAAAACACTgacgaggatgaggaggtgtag